In Helianthus annuus cultivar XRQ/B chromosome 8, HanXRQr2.0-SUNRISE, whole genome shotgun sequence, a single genomic region encodes these proteins:
- the LOC110872399 gene encoding glucosamine inositolphosphorylceramide transferase 1 — protein MGWSPTSDKTHGSRWRVHDNGGGACILHPLFVSFLLCISFGVFYMFYLFSGSNLGYEISVGCQDDNEGSWGIGVFYGDSPFSLKPIEDMNIWDNRSAAWPVANPVLTCASVTDAGIPSNFVLDPFLYAKDDMLYMFFESKNPITRQGDIGVARSMDDGATWEHLGVALDKDWHLSHPYVFDYNGQIYMMPDGSRNGDLRLYRATEFPLKWKLEKIILGRPLVDAFIIQHEEKYWIFGSIRSRITCQHLEIWYSNSPFGPWTAHRKNPISGPLNGGRPFLYNGNLYRLAHDERVRVFKIEIFSVNNYKEVEVDLGMKNPTKGKNAWNGARSHHLNVHRLRTGKWLAVADGDRTLYGDVTRRRIVGCGLVVTAGSIIYVICWLLGFVKCLVTHNLKRKNPAYLVWERLKLRLRLNINPNTYTGKFIFALLVMISVMIMCVGFWYIYGGNGADKPYSVNSRFSQFTLLAMTYDARIWNLKMYVKHYSRCASVREIVVVWNKGKLPDLNDLDSTVPVRFRVEEQNSLNNRFRPDPLIKTKAVLELDDDIMMNCDDLERGFKIWRENPQRLVGFYPRLVTGPPPLMYRPEKHARKHNGYNMVLTGAAFVDHDVAFERYWGKEAEPGRNMVDEVFNCEDVLMNFLYANATVGGVSVEYVKPAWAIDTSKFSGVAISGNTQAHYRVRSQCLEKFSRLYGGLTDRKVEFRRRKDGWDL, from the exons ATGGGTTGGAGTCCGACGTCGGATAAAACCCACGGGTCGCGGTGGCGCGTGCACGACAATGGCGGTGGCGCGTGCATCTTGCATCCTCTGTTTGTTTCGTTTCTGCTGTGTATTTCATTTGgggttttttatatgttttatttgtTTAGTGGCAGTAATTTGGGTTATGAGATATCAGTTGGTTGTCAAGATGATAATGAAGGGTCATGGGGGATTGGAGTTTTCTATGGGGATTCACCCTTTTCTCTTAAACCCATTGAAGAT ATGAATATATGGGACAATAGAAGTGCAGCATGGCCTGTAGCAAACCCAGTTTTGACTTGTGCTTCAGTCACCGACGCTGGGATCCCGAGTAATTTTGTTCTTGACCCCTTTCTTTATGCTAAG GATGATATGCTTTACATGTTCTTTGAAAGCAAGAATCCGATAACAAGGCAAGGAGATATCGGTGTTGCAAGAAGCATGGATGATGGAGCAACATGGGAACATTTGGGTGTGGCATTGGATAAAGATTGGCATCTTTCACATCCATATGTATTCGACTACAATGGTCAA ATATATATGATGCCTGATGGAAGTAGAAATGGGGATCTTCGTCTTTACCGAGCAACAGAATTTCCTTTAAAGTGGAAACTTGAAAAGATCATCTTGGGCCGCCCACTCGTGGATGCGTTTATCATACAACACGAAGAAAAGTACTGGATATTCGGTTCTATTCGAAGTCGAATCACCTGCCAACATCTTGAAATCTGGTATAGTAACTCGCCATTCGGCCCATGGACCGCACACAGGAAAAACCCCATTTCAGGACCACTAAACGGAGGCCGACCCTTTTTATACAACGGGAATCTCTATAGATTAGCTCATGACGAACGTGTTCGTGTtttcaaaattgaaattttttcGGTAAACAACTACAAAGAAGTAGAAGTTGATTTGGGAATGAAGAACCCCACAAAAGGTAAAAATGCATGGAACGGGGCACGATCTCATCACCTTAATGTTCACCGGTTAAGAACCGGGAAGTGGCTCGCGGTTGCAGACGGAGATAGGACTCTTTATGGTGACGTTACGCGTAGACGCATAGTTGGGTGCGGTTTAGTTGTAACCGCTGGTTCGATCATTTACGTTATATGCTGGCTACTTGGGTTTGTCAAATGCTTAGTCACCCACAATTTGAAGAGGAAAAATCCCGCGTATTTAGTCTGGGAGAGATTAAAGTTGAGGTTACGGTTGAATATAAACCCGAATACTTACACGGGTAAGTTTATTTTTGCATTACTAGTGATGATCTCAGTTATGATAATGTGCGTCGGATTTTGGTACATCTACGGCGGAAACGGGGCGGATAAACCGTATTCCGTTAACAGTCGGTTTTCTCAGTTTACGTTATTAGCAATGACGTACGATGCTCGAATCTGGAACTTAAAAATGTACGTAAAACATTACTCTCGATGTGCCTCGGTTCGCGAAATCGTGGTGGTTTGGAACAAAGGGAAGCTGCCGGACCTAAACGATCTGGACTCGACGGTTCCGGTCAGGTTCCGGGTCGAGGAGCAAAACTCGTTAAACAACCGGTTTAGGCCCGACCCATTAATAAAGACCAAAGCGGTTCTCGAGCTAGACGATGATATCATGATGAACTGTGACGATCTCGAACGTGGGTTTAAAATATGGCGGGAAAACCCTCAACGGCTAGTCGGGTTTTACCCGCGCTTAGTCACTGGACCACCACCATTGATGTATCGACCCGAGAAACACGCCCGAAAACACAACGGGTATAACATGGTTTTGACCGGGGCGGCGTTCGTTGACCATGACGTGGCATTTGAGAGGTATTGGGGAAAAGAGGCGGAACCTGGGCGGAACATGGTAGATGAGGTTTTCAACTGTGAGGATGTTTTGATGAACTTTTTATACGCAAATGCCACGGTGGGGGGCGTGTCGGTGGAGTATGTGAAACCGGCTTGGGCTATCGATACGTCGAAGTTTTCGGGTGTGGCGATAAGTGGGAACACGCAGGCACATTACCGGGTGAGAAGCCAGTGTTTGGAGAAGTTTAGCAGGTTGTATGGAGGATTGACTGATCGGAAAGTTGAGTTTCGGCGGAGGAAGGACGGGTGGGATTTGTAG